From one Chanodichthys erythropterus isolate Z2021 chromosome 3, ASM2448905v1, whole genome shotgun sequence genomic stretch:
- the LOC137017993 gene encoding zinc-alpha-2-glycoprotein-like isoform X4 produces MGSGVATKSFALLCFLFLCGTSPSLQEKHSLYYIYTALSKPVELPGIHEFTAMGLLDDRQIDYYNSKEKRKIPTQHWMKEKMQEDYWEKGTQSRKSKEQWFNVNVNILMSRMNDSNSGVHVLQWRHGCEVEGREGNEPFWKFSKGIDEYSYDGENFLSFDDKDSQWVAPVDAALPTKKKWDNVPILNQYTKGYLEKECVDWLNKFREYGEEELRNGSPPDVHVFAKKSTSDKTKLKLTCLATGFYPKDVMLIIRKYRTSLPDNEVESTGVRPNHDGTFQLRKSVDIKEDEKAEYDCFVFHKTLKEPIIKKWDGKCQDCNEGSFMVIKIVIGVVLGAVLLVVVCIYLYKTKRHATNYSNGHVPNGGANGAV; encoded by the exons ATGGGCTCGGGTGTCGCAACCAAGAGTTTTGCTctgctttgttttttgttccTCTGCGGGACTTCTCCTTCACTTCAAg AAAAACACTCCCTGTATTACATTTACACGGCCTTGTCCAAACCTGTCGAGCTGCCGGGCATCCATGAATTCACTGCTATGGGTCTGCTAGATGACAGACAGATTGACTATTATAATAGCAAGGAAAAGAGAAAGATTCCCACACAGCACTGGATGAAAGAGAAAATGCAGGAGGATTACTGGGAAAAAGGCACCCAGTCCAGAAAGAGCAAAGAACAGTGGTTTAATGTGAACGTCAACATTCTGATGAGCCGTATGAATGACAGTAATTCAG GTGTTCATGTACTTCAGTGGAGACATGGTTGTGAAGTTGAGGGAAGGGAGGGAAATGAACCGTTTTGGAAGTTTTCCAAAGGCATTGATGAGTACAGCTATGATGGTGAGAACTTCCTGTCTTTTGATGAtaaggattctcagtgggttgCCCCTGTTGATGCCGCTCTTCCAACCAAGAAGAAATGGGATAATGTGCCCATCCTAAACCAGTACACCAAGGGCTACCTGGAGAAAGAGTGTGTGGACTGGCTCAACAAATTCAGAGAATATGGAGAAGAGGAACTCAGAAATGGCT CTCCTCCAGATGTTCATGTGTTTGCAAAAAAGTCTACCAGTGACAAAACTAAGCTGAAACTCACCTGTCTGGCCACTGGCTTCTACCCCAAAGACGTCATGTTGATCATAAGGAAATATCGCACATCCCTGCCTGATAATGAGGTTGAATCCACAGGAGTCAGACCAAACCATGATGGAACCTTCCAGCTGAGGAAAAGTGTGGACATAAAAGAGGATGAAAAAGCTGAATATGActgttttgtgttccacaaaactCTCAAAGAACCAATTATCAAGAAATGGG aTGGAAAATGCCAAGACTGTAATGAAGGCTCTTTTATGGTTATTAAAATTGTGATTGGAGTTGTACTTGGAGCTGTACTACTTGTAGTGGTCTGCATTTACCTTTATAAGACTAAAAGACATG